The DNA segment CCATAGTAGCACCTTTGCGCCGGTAGGTTTGAGTCAACCGTGAGTTTTCTGGCTACACACCATTTTCGATTGTTAATGTTAATTGTACAATCTGTTTATAAAGTTAATACACCACGAGAGTGTTAGTTGATCTACAGTGCTCTTTTGTATAACTTGTAGGGACCTCTCTACCATTAGTCTTCATGTCACGTTTATCTGATGTACTTACATAATAAACATGCTATTACAATTTTAAATAAATTTGTATATACCTTTTACAAATATGAAAGGGAGAATGCGCACCTAAGTATTATATTTAAGTATCCCACTCTCATACGTGTTCTATTATTATCTGAAAACTAGGGATTTAAATGAGGGTAAACTactgcaaatctctctctctctctctctctctctctctctctctctctctctctctctctctctctctctctctctctctctctctctctctctctctctctctctctctcctctctctctctctctctcctctctctctctctctctctctctctctctctctctctctcttgtttgtttcaTCAGctggcggacacacacacacacacacacacgtgtaacccctgttcacctagcagtgagtaggtacgggatgtaaagTCGAGGAGTTGTGACCTCGTTGTctttggtgtgttgtgtgtgagtgatcTCGGTCCAACCCAAAAATTGGTcagtatgagctctgagctttTTCCATAGGGTGAAGGCCGGCTGTCTCTCTCGAGACCAGGAGCAGACTATGCagtgaaaatacacacacacaaatctcgGATTCTGGGATGAGCAGGGAAAATAATCTCAGGATTACAATGTAAAACGATCCAAAAGTATCATGCGTTGTCTTAGTAAAATTTAATTCCTCcgtattttattaatttatttgtttattttattttattttatttaactatttattcatttatctatttatttatttatttatttatttatttattttggtgggGGTATTACTGATAATCTGACTGACAGTAATGCTAGGTCAGCTATATCAATTCCTAATAACATTCCCATGCGATTTCTCCATGTTGTATGGTACTCTTCTTTTCTGGCAGCCGCtaatagatggaagaagggaggctgGGGGATGAGCCTTCACCTTTACTATTCTACACAAGGAAGTTTATCAAACCTTGATCCTACTTCTCTTGCatacttttcattagtgttgTGTACAGTCTCATGAGGGTCAATAAATGTGTTTCTTGGCGTTCTTCGTTTGAAATACTTTATATTCATTACCGATGGACAGTGTAAGGCccatagtgaggaggaggaatttgagTTGCTGACTGAagtaatgactctctctctctctctctctctctcctctctctctcctctctctctctctctctctctctctctctctctctctctctctctctctctctctctctctctctctctctctctctctatatatatatatatattatatatatatatatatatatatatatatattaatatatatatatatatatatatatatatatatatatatacacacacacacacacacatggcgtTACTATGgagtacgtacgtacgtacattCACCTTGCTAGATAGAGCaggcatacatgagtttaaGTTTCACATATTTAAGGTGAAATACATTTTACTTGCCCACCTTCCCAAGGGTATATAGGCTACATTGCCCAGCAGTGGATATTAAAATAacgattatttttattttgatattGGCAAAAAAGTGAAGATACATGAATTTGCttataatttttatcaagaGAAAAACAGTGGAGGAATTCACTTAATAAAAGAGACACAAACatgcaggaaggaaaataatccAAATCATGCCAAGAAGTACTGTTACAAAGACTGAGTCTTGACTTTCATCGCGGCGAGCTAGCTCAGCCAAACGCTGTCTCGTTTGTTGTCATCATGGCCGCTTCCAGCTACGACCGGGCTatcactgtcttcagccccgATGGACACCTCTTTCAGGTGGAATACGCCCAGGAGGCCGTCAAGAAAGTGGTCTACGGCGGTAAGTGCAAAATGAGCTTGCTTTGGTTTGTCACGATGATTTCTTTCTGCTCAAAGTGACTTAGGTGGAGGGGGTGGGCAGCTTCATCCTGGCCAAATCGcctgttcttgtttgtttccaTCTCtataacatatatatgtatataaaaaaaaaagtacgtttCAAAGTGTTTTGATTTAGCCTTGTACAGAAACGAAATGGCGATTTGATCAAGCCCGTCTCTTTTTGTATATAACGAGAATGGGAATTGCTGATTATACGGCAGGGTTAATGAGCTAATCTGTACTGTTTTGTGGATATTGCAAAGAAATCTtcaattcagatttttttttttttttccgtgcatACTGTAAGACATGTGCATATATCTTCCACTGTACAGGTGGGTGTGAAGGGCAAGGATGTGGTGGTGCTCTGTGTGGAGAAAAAATCAGTGCCGAAGTTGCAGGAGGAAAGGACAGTGCGCAAGATCTGCCTCCTCGATGACCACGTCTTGATGGCTTTTGCAGgcaagttttgttttcctttctctctctctctctctctctctctctctctctctctctctctctctctctctctctctctctctctctcttgcatttatATATAGGTATGTATCTTAGGaactgtcttatttttttcctatttataaGTTTTAAAACACTTTCTACAGTCTTGATGTGATGCTCATTCCTTGAATACAGCTTACAAGTAATAAAAAATGGATTTATTCATAACACATTTCAGCCATCATAGCTacacaaacaaaaatcaaaCTTATTGAACTATTGAGAAAAACTGAAATTTAGCTTACTGCGTGATTTTCAGGCCTGACTGCTGATGCCCGTATCTTAGTAAATCGAGCCCGTGTGGAGTGTCAGTCCCACAAGCTCACTGTAGAAGACCCCGTCACTTTGGAATACATCACCAGGTGAGAAAGCATTTTGTTATGAGCAGGGGAAGTTCAGTAAATCCAGCACAAAGTTGTCTGTgatttgttaatttattataAAAGTATATAATGGTCACCACAAGCTGACGCGGTACAGTGGTGTCATGCATGCTTTGGGGGCCGAGGTGTCCTCAGGTGCTCAGGTTTGAATCCCGGCCATGGTGTGAGGGTAGGAAGGATAATCGTTTCCAAATGTCAAGACCAAAGTTCTTTGTTAAAAAGAACCTTCATACTGCAGTACAGCATATTCCCCACCATTGAACTTACTAGGTTTGATATGTGGAAGTGAGTTAATTTAGACTGGATGTCATTTTTACCATGAAAGATAGCACCAATGGAGGTAGCAGTGGtagagatatatagatattcGTATATAAGTTTATGTTTATATGTGTCATAGAAATTATTAGCTCCTAACTGTCATGTCTATGTTGCCtccctgaaaatatttttttcctgcatgATGTAGGTTTATTGCCACCTTGAAGCAACGGTACACACAAAGTAATGGCAGGCGGCCTTTTGGAACCTCATGCCTCATTGCTGGGTTTGACATGGATGGAACACCTCACCTGTACCTCACTGATCCCTCTGGTACTTACACTGAATGGCAGGTATGTTGTTTGCTGAGATAGTGTATGCCCAAATGTCATATTATAGAAAACAAGCTTATCAATTTTTACaagtgcttatatatatatatatatatatatatatatatatatatatatatatatatatatatatatatatatatatatatatatatatattttttttttttttttttttttttttttttttatgtaggaaggacactggccaagggcatcaaaaatctaataaaaaaatgcccactgaaatgccagtcccataaaagggtcaaagcagtggtcaaaaattgatgaataagtgtcttgaaacctccctcttgaaggaattcaagtcataggaaggtggaaatacagaagcaggcagggagttccagagtttaccagagaaagggatgaatgattgagaatactggttaactcttgcgttagagaggtggacagaataggggtgagagaaagaagaaagtcttgtgcagtgaggctgcggaaggaggggaggcatgcagttagcaagatcagaagagcagttagcatgaaaatagcggtagaagacagctagatatgcaacattgcagcggtgagagagaggctgaagacagtcagttagaggagaggagttgatgagacgaaaagcttttcattccaccctgtctagaagagcagtatgagtgcaacctccccagacatgtgaagcatactctatataTTGTacattgtacagagttagcagctgggggaggtgaaaaaaactggcggagacgtctcagaacacctaacttcatagaagctgttttagctagagatgagatgtgaagtttccagttcagattataagtaaaggacagactgaggatgttcagtgtagaagagggggacagttgagtgtcattgaagaagaggggatagttgtctggaaggttgtgtcgagttgatagatggaggaattgagtttttgaggcactgaacaataccaagtttgctctgccccaatcagaaattttagaaagatcagaagtcaagcgttctttggcttccctgcgtgatatgtttacctcctgaagggttggacgtctatgaaaagacgtggaaaagtgcagggtggtatcatcagcgtaggagtggataggacaagaagtttggtttagaagatcattaatgaataataagaagagagtgagtgacaggacagaaccctgaggaacaccactgttaatagatttagaagaagaacagtgaccgtctaccacagcagcaatagaacagtcagaaaggaaacttgagatgaagttacagagaggaggatagaaaccgtaggagggtagtttggaaatcaaagctttgtgccagactctatcaaaagcttttgatatgtccaaggcaacagcaaaagtttcaccaaaatctctaaaagaggatcaccaagactcagtaaggaaagccagaagatcaccagtagagagccttaagtgcttgtagttttgtgtggaggaagagagttgtctttagagggcaggctgtgactgcccccttgtgttgtgagacacaaagggaaacgttcagtgaggtcacagctgggtttaatgataagttcacagcaccccctgaacagtgctttagacctcactgggagtaattattgtttcggcaggtgtctactgcttcctcctcctaatatatatatatatatatatatatattctcattATGTAGAAAACAGCTTGTGTGGAGGGATTGTTTGCAAACTAAGCATAGAGGATATTTGTCAGCCTGTATTTAATCACTAGGCCAACGCCACTGGACGCAGTGCTAAGACAGTGCGAGAGTTCTTGGAGAAGCACTACTCTGATGAAGCAGTATCCACTGAGGAAGGAGCCATCAAACTGGTGGTGAAGGCCCTACTGGAGGTGGTGCAGTCAGGAGCCAAGAATGTTGAAGTGGCTATCATGAGGCCCAACCAACCCATGAGAGTAAGTTTGTGCTGGTCTTTGTGTGCCATTTGTCTGTGTAGAGAAACATGGTATAGGTGAAAGGAtaagtagaaaatgtttttctctctctctctctctctctctctctctctcaaagaaggAATCTTCCTTTATCACCCACAGATCATAACTTTGTGTAGCTTTGCATAATTATATCATATGTGAGCCTTTGCATAAGCTCatattccctttctctcatgtACTGCAGGATACTGTCTTTTTTGGGGCATGTTGGCATAGATATTTTTCCTCACTGCCCTAGCAATGAGTAAAATCAGGAAATACCAGTAAAATTGCCTCCATTTCTAGAAATGTATTTTTATGAAATGTATGATTTTCCCAGATGCTGGATATTGATAGCCTAGAGAAGATCGTTGGagaaattgaaaaggaaaaggaagaagaagcagagaagaagaaacaaaagaaataatgtGATGTCATGGTGATGTAGCTTAAGCAGTCTAATCAATTTGTGTGGAAGTAAATATTTCCTTATTGCAATGAATATTCAAATttgttttctgttcatttttccATAAATATGTATTGTAACAACTTTTAAGTGTATAATTCCATTTCTCCTCATTCAAATACTTAGTAAATCACAACATTCAAGCAAATAAAATTAACATTATATACAAAACTCATGTTTACAAATGACAAAGGTAGGAAACTGGTTTTAATAAGAACTGACCTCATGCATAGTTGTTGAAATTTGTAAGTGGTTTTGAACTTTTAATACTGTTGTGTAAGTCTACATCCAgctcttcagagagagagaaaaaaaaaagccatggaCCTACAAATttataataataagtaatcaaGGAACAGTGCATGACAACAGTCTAGATACACTCATGAGTGGAGTAATTGCATCATAACAGTTCAGTTTTTCTGAATTGCACCAAAAAGTTTTTATTCTACATACATAATAATGGATATGTTGGTCCCAGCAAGTGTGTTCAGCCTTTGTGTTTCAGGGGAAGGCACTTAAATagctttggaagttaagtttcTTGCAGTTCCTCCCCTAAAAATTTCAGGCTACTGTATCAGCAGGTCTATGAATTCTAATTCTAATGCAAGTAAGGATTTTGATCAAATTTCTTCAGTTCAGTAATCAAGATTTACAAATTTCAATGAAATCACATTAAAGTCAACATCATTCACTAATTTGCCACTATTATATAAGTCTtagggggaaaaataaataaaaatcataacaGGAAATAATTTGGTGTGGTGAAGACCACTCGATGACCACCACAATGGGTCACTTGTCCATTCACACAGCATTCAAGCATttcaaatttacattctttgcTTTGAGCATCATGGTGTGAGGAATTAATCCTTTGATCTTAGATTAGCCATTGAAACTATTAACTGGCCTGTCTGCAATGGATTGCAGCAAATCTTGTAGATGGTATTAGACACATGTCAAGATAAACAGAATATTTACTTACTTGGGGAtgatgaaattattattattattattattattattattattatcattattattattatcattgtcattattattatatgataTAGTACTCAGCACATACATGTTTATTCTACAAGTAGTATGACAACAAATGATTTTAAGTGGGTTGCACTGACCAAAGAAAGGATATTATCGTACATCATTTTTTAATACTGCTTATATTTAATTGCAGAAAAAATAGCTATGTACTGAGCATTATATATATCATGGTCTACAAGCCCTACTGCAGAAAGGCCAATTAATGAAAAATTTGT comes from the Scylla paramamosain isolate STU-SP2022 chromosome 28, ASM3559412v1, whole genome shotgun sequence genome and includes:
- the LOC135114681 gene encoding proteasome subunit alpha type-7-like isoform X2, with the protein product MAASSYDRAITVFSPDGHLFQVEYAQEAVKKVVGVKGKDVVVLCVEKKSVPKLQEERTVRKICLLDDHVLMAFAGLTADARILVNRARVECQSHKLTVEDPVTLEYITRFIATLKQRYTQSNGRRPFGTSCLIAGFDMDGTPHLYLTDPSGTYTEWQANATGRSAKTVREFLEKHYSDEAVSTEEGAIKLVVKALLEVVQSGAKNVEVAIMRPNQPMRMLDIDSLEKIVGEIEKEKEEEAEKKKQKK
- the LOC135114681 gene encoding proteasome subunit alpha type-7-like isoform X1, encoding MDTSFRWNTPRRPSRKWSTAVGVKGKDVVVLCVEKKSVPKLQEERTVRKICLLDDHVLMAFAGLTADARILVNRARVECQSHKLTVEDPVTLEYITRFIATLKQRYTQSNGRRPFGTSCLIAGFDMDGTPHLYLTDPSGTYTEWQANATGRSAKTVREFLEKHYSDEAVSTEEGAIKLVVKALLEVVQSGAKNVEVAIMRPNQPMRMLDIDSLEKIVGEIEKEKEEEAEKKKQKK